The following DNA comes from Nocardioides panzhihuensis.
CGACGTCGTACGCCGCTACCAGCTCGCGCGCTCCGAGGGCCTGGTGCTGCGCTATCTGACCGACGCCTACCGCACCTTCCGGCACACCCTCCCCGAGTCCCACAAGAGTCCCGAGGTCGAGGACCTGGTCGAGTGGCTGGGGGAGACCATCCGGCAGACCGACTCCTCGCTGCTGGACGAGTGGGAGGCGCTCTCCGACCCCGAGCACATCCCGTCGGCGGTCGCCCACCACGAGACACCACCGCCGCCGCGGTCGTTGTCGCAGCAGACCCGCGCGTTCGAGATCATGGTCCGCAACGCGATGTGGGCGCGGGTCGACGCGGTCTCGCGCGACGACCTCGACGGCCTGATGCGCCTGGAGCGTGCTGCCGCCGACCGTTTCGATCCCGCCCGAGGGGTCGTCATGACGAGGTCCCGGTGGGACGACGCGCTGGAGGCCTACTTCGCCGAGCACGACGACGTCGGCATCTCCGCCGACTCGCGCTCGCCCAAGCTGCTCACCTGGACCGCCGAGCGCGGCGCTCCGGCGGGGGTGGACGAGGACGACGAGGCGTACGACTCCACCCGCGTCTGGCGGATCACCCAGACCATCGACGACCCGGCCGGGGATCACGACTGGGTCATCGAGGCGGTGGCCGACCTGGACGCGAGCGACGAGGCCGGCGAGCTGGTGCTGGCCACGGTGTCGATGCGGCGACTGTGACGGGTTGCGAGCGTCCGCTAGCGTTGCGGCGTGCGCAAGCTGATGAAGAACCCCGTCGTCGTCGCGGCCATCGCGAAGATCACCAACGAGGCCCGCAAGCCCGAGAACCAGAAGAAGATCAAGGACGCTGCGACCAAGGCCTACGACAAGGTCCAGAAGCGCCGTCGCCCGCGCTGAGGGACGCTGATCGGGTGGAGATCCGTCCACAGCTTTCTCCACACCTGAGCCCCTGCCTGTGGGGTCGGCGCGGCGCCAAGTGCACAGGTCGTCAACAGATTCGGACCGCTTAGCAGAATCAGCCGGATTTGCCTTGTGACACGCCCGGCGCGGCTCCTACAGTCGCGCAGATCCGGGTCTTAGAGTCGCCGTGTCGACATATAGACCCGCACGCCGTGATCGTCCTAGGCCGCGGCAACTCAACCGGGGGTGGAGGAATGGAAGACAGCTATTTCGGAGCAGGTGGTGCAACCGCGCCGCAGCTGCCTCCGCAGACACCGGCGGCCCCGCCGCCGGCCTATCCGCCCTCGGCCCGCTTGCGTGCCAACGCTCCTGAGCCCGACGCAGGGTCGTTCGACCGCCCGGGCAAGAACAAGCTGGGTCCGACCGGTCGCCCCTGGCCCAACCTCCCCGACCCCGGCCCCGCCACCGGCGGTCCCGCGCGCACGGTCGCGATGGTCAACCAGAAGGGTGGCGTCGGCAAGACCACGACCACCATCAACCTCGGGGCGGCGCTGGCCGAGCACGGCCGCAAGGTCCTGATGGTCGACTTCGACCCGCAGGGGTCGCTCTCGGTCGGTCTCGGGCTCCAGCCCAACGAGATCGAGCTGACCGTCTACAACCTGCTGATGGAGCGTGACATCACGCTCGCGGACGTGATCGTCCCCTCCGGCATCGACGGCGTCGACCTGCTCCCGGCCAACATCGACCTCTCCGCCGCCGAGGTGCAGCTCGTCCAGGAGGTCGCTCGTGAGCAGACCCTGGCCCGCGCCCTCGCCCCCGCCGTGGCCAACTACGACGTGATCCTCATCGACTGCCAGCCGAGCCTGGGGCTGCTGACCGTCAACGCGCTGACCGCCTCCGACTCCGTGGTCGTGCCGCTGGAGTGCGAGTACTTCGCGCTGCGCGGCGTCGCGCTGCTCAAGGACACCATCGACAAGGTTCAGGAGCGGCTCAACCCGCGTCTGAAGATCGACGGAATACTGGGCACGATGTACGACGGCCGCACCATGCACAGCCGAGAGGTCATGGAGACCCTGGTCAACGGGTGGGGCGACCGCGTCTTCCACAGCGTCATCCGGCGGACCGTCAAGTTCGCTGACTCCACCGTGGTCGGCGAGCCGATCACCGAGTACGCCTCAAGCTCGACCGGCGCCGACTCCTACCGGATGCTCGCCAAGGAGGTGCTGGCCCGATGGCAACGCGACGCGTGAGGGTTCCGGCCGCTGACGACCTCTTCCGGCGCACGGCCGATGCCGCGGCCACCGAGGCGAAGGCCCGCCCGGTCCACGCCGTGCCCGAGCCGGCCGCGGAGACCGCGGCTGCCAAGAAGCGTTCCAGCGGCCGCGTACGCCATGACGAGAAGATGACGGTCTACATCACCTCCGAGGAGCTGCTCGAGCTCGAGCACGCTCGGCTCAACCTCCGGGCCAAGCACAGCATCGCGGTCGACCGTGGCCGGCTGGTGCGCGAGGCGCTGGCGATCGTGCTCGCCGACCTGGAGGAGCACGGGGACGACAGCGCCCTCGTGCACCGGCTCGCCGAGTGACGGTGCTCGACAGTGAGACGGGCGCACGGACGACGACCGTGCAGATGATCGACGGCCCGGACGGGGCCGAGGAGCAGGAGTCGAGCGGCGCCGGGGGTTTCGAGGTCCACCTCGGCAACTTCGAGGGACCCTTCGACCTGCTGCTCAGCCTGATCGCCAAGCACAAGCTCGACATCACCGAGGTCTCCCTGGCCACGGTGACCGACGAGTTCATCGCGTACGTGAAGAAGGGTGCCGCGGACAGGTCCGTGGACGGCGGCAAGGGCATTTGGGACCTCGAGCAGACGTCCAACTTCCTGTTGGTCGCGAGCACGCTGCTCGATCTGAAGGCGGCTCGGCTGCTTCCGCAGGGCGATGTCGAGGACGAGGAGGACCTGGCGCTGCTGGAGGCGCGCGACCTCCTCTTCGCGCGACTGCTGCAGTACAAGGCGTTCAAGCAGGTCGCGGCCGTCTTCGCCGATCGGCTCGCGAAGGAGTCCAAGCGCCACCCGCGCTCTGTGCAGCTCGAGCCGCGCTACGCAGGCCTGCTGCCGGAAGTGCTGATCGGGATCGGGCTGGAGCAGTTCGCCCAGCTCGCGGCTGCTGCGATGGCGCCCAAGCCCGGGCCGCCGGAGATCGGGCTGTCCCACATCCACGGGTCGAAGGTCTCGGTCAAGGAGCAGGCGGCTCTGGTCATCGAGCGGCTGCGCGTCGGCGGACAGGTCACCTTCCGTAGCCTGTGCTCCGACTCGCCGGACACGTTGACCACGGTCGCCCGGTTCCTCTCGCTGCTGGAGCTCTTCCGCGAAGGTGCGGTCGCGTTCGACCAGGTCACCGCGCTGGGCGAGCTGACCGTACGTTGGACCGGGGACGAGGCGCTCGATGTCGATGAGCTGATCCAGGACGAGTTCGAAGGGCAGCCGCCCGCGGAGGGCGGCGCCGATGACGAGGAGTTGGACGATGACTGAGGCTGCGGCGGCGGAGACCGACGAGACGCTGGCGATCGACTTCGCCGACCTGCGGCCGGCGCTCGAGGCGGTTCTGATGGTCGCCGACGAGCCGCTCGTGGCGGCCTCGTTGGCCTCTGCGGTCGGTCATCCGACCGCAGAGGTGGTCGCAGCGCTCGAGGGCCTCGCCGCCGACTACACCGAGCAGGGTCGCGGCTTCGATCTGCGCAACGTCGCAGGTGGGTGGCGGTTCTACACGCGTGCGGAGTACGCCGGTGTCGTGGAGGGCTTCGTGCTCGAGGGCCAGCAGGCCCGGCTGACCCAGGCGGCCTTGGAGACGCTGGCCGTGGTCGCCTACAAGCAGCCGGTCTCCCGGGCCCGGGTCTCTGCGATCCGTGGTGTCAACGTCGACGGCGTGATGCGTACGCTGCTCACCCGCGGCCTCGTCGAGGAGGCCGGTCAGGACCACGAGACCGGCGCCAACCTCTACCGCACCACCGGCTACTTCCTGGAGCGGATCGGCATCACCGACCTGGGCGAGCTGCCCGAGCTGGCGCCCTACCTGCCCGACCTCGCCGACATGGAGGAGGAGTTGACCGAGCAGGTCGGCCCCGCGGCGCTGGCGGCGCAGCCGGAGGAGTCGGCGAATGGGGATGCCCCCTCGGATGCGGCAGAATCTCAACCGTGAGTGATCTGCCTGAGCGAGACGATCTGCCGCTGGACGACGAGGGCCTGATCCGGCTCCAGAAGCTGCTGGCCCTGGCCGGCCTTGCGTCGCGGCGCGGCAGCGAGATCCTGATGCTCAACGGCGAGGTCGAGGTCAACGGCGAGGTCGTCACCCGGCTGGGCACCAAGGTGGACCCCGGCAAGGATGTCGTCCGTGTCGGCGGCAAGCGTCTTCCTCCGATCTCCGGCAAGGTCTACCTGGCGCTCAGCAAGCCGCGCGGCGTGGTCTCGACGATGAGCGACCCGGAGGGTCGCCGCAACCTCTCCGACGTGGTCGCCGACCGCCCGGAGCGGCTGTTCCACGTCGGCCGTCTCGACACCGACACCGAGGGTTTGATCATCCTCACCAACGACGGTGACTTCGCCAACCGGCTGGCTCACCCCAGCTACGAGGTCGACAAGACCTACGTCGCCGAGGTCAAGGGCGAGATCTTCCCCAACGTACGCAAGCGGCTCCTCGCCGGCGTCACCCTCGAGGACGGCCCGGTCACCGTGACCAAGGCCCGGATCATGGAGACCCGCAAGGACAAGTCGATCATCGAGCTGGTCATCCACGAGGGGCGCAACCGGATCGTCCGCCGCCTCCTCGATCACCTCGACCACCCGGTCACCCGCCTGACCCGCACCCGGATCGGCCCGGTCCGCCTCGGCAGCATGAAGCCCGGCGAGATGCGTGACCTCTCCCGCGAGGAGCTCGGCGAGCTCCTCGACACCACCGAGCTCTGAGGGCCCGGAAACCCCGATGCGTACGTCGTCGGGAGCCGTTAAGGTGAACGGCATGCAGCAGCGCGCGATGAGCACGACGACGCCGGACCCACTCCGGCGCTGACCTGCTGTCCACTTTCGCAGACCGCCCCGGAGCAGTGCTCCGGGGCGGTTCTCGTCTCTGGTGGTGGTGCTCCGGGGCCTGACCCAGGAGCACGTACCTATGAACCCCGACTCTGCCGACCTTCTCGACCATCGCGAGCTCAACCGTGACCTCGCCATCTTCGCCACCGACCCGCTTGCCGGCTCCGGGCTGCCGCTGTGGCTGCCGGACGGGGCGGTCATCTTCGCCGAGCTCGAGCGGCTGGCCGCCGACCTGGCCAAGGCCGACGGCTGCGTACCGGTCAAGACCCCGGTGCTCGGCAAACGTGCGCTCTTCGAGCACTCGGGACACTGGGCGAAGTTCGCTGAGGACATGTTCCCGCCGATGTCCATGGGTGCTGGGTCGGCGGGGGAGAGCGGCGATGAGCTCGTGCTCCGTCCCGCCAACTGTCCGCACCACGCGCTGGTCTACAAGGCCCAGCAGCACTCCTACCGCGAGCTCCCGATCCGGTTGCACGAGCTCGCCCCGATGTTCCGTGCGGAGCGCTCCGGGGTGCTCTCCGGGCTGAGCCGGGTGCGCCAGATCAACCTCGACGACACCCATGTCTTCTGCCGCCCCGACCAGGTGGCCGACGAGGCCGGGAAGGCGCTGCTCTCGGCACTGAGAGCCCAGGAGATCCTCGGCCTGCGGGTCGACTACGTACGTCTCTCCCTCCGGGACGACTCACCGTCCTACCTCGGCTCCGCCGAGCAGTGGGACGGTGCCGAGGTGGCGCTGCGTAAGGCAGCGTCCGCTGCCGGCGTCGCGACCGTCGAGGCGGCGGGCGAGGCCGCCTTCTACGGTCCCAAGCTCGATCTGCAGGTCATCGACCCAGCAGGCCGCGAGGAGACCATCGCCACCGTCCAGATCGACTTCAACCAGCCCGAGCGCTTCGACCTGAGCTACGACGCCGCTGACGGCTCCCGACGACGAGTCGTGATGGTTCATCGCGGCACCGTCGGTTCCATGGAGCGGGTCACCGCGGCGGTGCTGGAGCGCTATCAGGGCCGTCTTCCGCTGTGGCTGGCGCCGACCCAGGTCGCCGTCCTCCCGGTCTCCCCGGCCCAGGACCGGGCAGCGCGAGGCCTCGTCGACGCTCTCGTGGCCGAAGGCCTCCGTCCGCGTCTGGACCCCGACGGCTCCCTCGGCGCGCGGATCCGTGAGTCCCGGCGCCGTCGCGAGCCGCTCATCGCTGTCATCGGCTCAGCTGAGGCTGATGCGGGTGAGGTTCAGGTACGCGATGTGGGGGCGGGGGTCGAGCGGCGGGTTCTGGTTGCTGATCTGGTGGCTGGGATGAAGGCGGCGTACGTTTCGCGGGCGGCTGAGGTCGCGTGGTGAGGTTTCGGCTTTGGTGGTCGAGCTTGTCGACACCTCTCGGTGATCGAGCTTGTCGCGACCCCATCCCGCTGGTCGAGCTGGTTGAAGTTCGCCCCGCCGGTCGGGCTGGTTGAAGTTCGCCCCGCTGGTCGGGCTGGTCGAGACCCCGACCTCCGCTGGTCGAGCCGCCGGAGCCGCTAGGCGGAGGCGTGTCGAGACCAACACGGTTCCCTGCCGGAACGTCCCACCCGAAGGCTGGTCTGGGCCGCCGACCCGGCTTCGAGGGTCTTCTCGACGAACCCCGGAGTCAAGGACGGCCTTCGGCCGCCGGCTACGCCGGCCGCTTCGCGGTCCTGGACACCGGGATCCGTCGAGAAAAGATCTGGCTGGCTATCGGGACGGCGGCCCGGGTGTGGCGCAGCGGATTCATTCCTGGCACGGGTGATGTTTGTGGGGTGGGAGGGTGGCCCTTCGGGCCACTTACCATCCACAGGTATGAGGCCGTTCGCTCACCGCGAAAACAGCGGTTGACCTGCGAAGATAAGTAGAATCGTGTGGCCGGAAGGAGTAGAATCAGACCCATCACGACACGCCTCTGGACACACCGGAGAGGAGGGCGGCCGCGATGAGTGTCGAACACGAGATCAACCACTGGGGCACCAACCCCGTGGACCCCATCGACGCAGAGCTCGCTGCCCTGGAGTCCTCCCTCGACAACCTGCTCGCGAGGGACCCTGCCTACTGGCGCACCAGCCAGAAGAAGGACCGGCTGAAGCGCCTGGAGATCATCCAGGCCAAACAGGCCGCGCTGAAGCTGCGGATCCTCGCTACTGCCGGTGACATCGCCGAAGAGACCGGCGCGAAAGATGTCTCGGGGTGGATGCTGACCGAGCTCCGGGTCGACAAGAAGATCGGCCGCGCGGAGGTGAAGTTCGCTGCTGCGGTGAGCAGATACGAGCTGGTCGCCGCCGGCATTGCTGAGGGTGTGGTGTCCCAGGACAAGGCGAGGGTGATCACCAAGGCCCTCGAGGCGGTCGAGGCCGACCCGACTGCCAGTCGCGAGGATCTGGCCTACGCGGAGAAGCTGTTGGTCGACTACGCCACCCGGTTGACCGCCGATGACCTCAAGAACATCGGGAAGCGGATCCTGGTCGAGGTCGACCCCGAACGGTTCGAGGCCGCCGAAGCCAAAGCACTGCAGCGCGAAGAAGAACAAGCCCTGCGGCGCACGTTCTTCACCTCCCGCGCCAACGGCGACGGGACGGTGGACATCCATGCCCGCGTGTCGTACGCGGTCGGCCACCGCCTCCGGACCATCTTGGACTCCCTGGCCCAACCCCGGAAGTTGTCGGCTGAGGACCGGGGCCGCAAGGCCCCCTATGACCGGCTGCTGGGCCAGGCGTTCGCCCGGGTCATCGAGACCTACGACGTCGACCAGCTGCCCCGCCACGGTGGCCACGCGACCACGGTGTTCATCACCATGGACGTCGAGGACCTCCGCAACGACCTCGGCACCGCCGCGTTGGGATTCGACGGAGAGCAGATCACCGCTGCTGAGGCCCGCCGGATGGCGTGCAACGCCGACCTCATCCCCGTCGTCCTCGGCACCGACTCCGAGATCCTCGACTTCGGCCGCACCACAAGGCTCGCCCACCCGGTCCAACACCGAGCACTCCGGTTACGAGACAAGTGTTGCCAAGCCGAAGACTGTGACGCACCAGCCGCGTGGACCGAAGCACACCACCTCAGACCCTGGTCCCAAGGTGGCCGAACCGATCTCGCGAACATGGTGCTGTTGTGCCCGAGCGATCATCGCCGGATCCACGATCCGAACTATGACTATGAACGCCTACCGGATGGACGGATCCGGTTCACCCGGCGCTCCTAGAACCGACGGTTCACTCGCTCTGTTCGGGCGGGTGTAACTGACGTCTGTGCGCGGCCGACATTCCCGGGTACCTCGCCATGATCTGCCCTGGCAGCGTTGCGTCGCCAGACCGCCGGGCCTAGCTCGTCCTGCACAGCTTGTCCAGGTGCGCCCGCCCTGGCTCGTGCTCTGCAGGCACAGTTCTGGTCCCGGGTCGTGGCGCGACAGCCCGGGCTCCCGCTACCCCGGGGGAGGGACACGCGGCCCGTGACGTGCTGCGTGTCGGCGGCACACCTTTCTTGTGAATGTTTCACAAGGTCGGACCCTCTGTCATAGCCGCTGGCCTGATGGTCCTCGGTAGGACAGGGGAGCGCTCCCCGGCAGGTCCCCGGCGCAGCGGACCCTTGTGAACGATTCACGAGCTGTCATCGTCTAGTGCAGCGTTCGCGCAGACCTCACCTGTCAGGACCGACCGGCCCGGGTCCGCAAGCCCGTACCCAACCCAGACTCGCTGCGCCATACCCCGCCGCCGATCCGATAGCCAGCCAAAATTCTCGCCGGATCACGGTGTCAAGGATCGCCGCAGGCGACCGGCGAAGCCGGCGGCCGAAGGCCGTCATCTCGACAAGCTCGATACATCGCCTTGACTCCGGGATACGGCGAGAACACCATCCAATACGGGTCGGCGGCCCCAACCCGACGAAGACCGATCAGCCACAAACGCCCGCAAACTCGCCAGCCAAACCTCAAAAGCCGCGCCCAACACCGCACAGCGCTATCGCACACCACGCCCACCCGCGGCGATAGCGCATGGGCAACCCGCCCCGACCGTGGCACCATCGAGAGATGACCGTGCCGGTAGTGCTGCGGCCCTACGTCACCTCACTGGTCACCTACGACGTGGACTTCGGGGCGCCGGGGGTGCACCGGGGGATGCCGTCGACCGAGATCACCTTCGTACTGCCGGTCGATGAGCCGCTGGTCACCTCCTGGGGGAGTGGCAGTGAGCCGGTGACGGCATGGTCGTTGGTCTCCGGGCTGCACACGCGGCCGGCGGCGATCCACCACCGCGGCCATCAGCGGGGCGTGCAGCTCGGGCTCACCACCGCCGGGGTGCGGGCACTGTTCGGGATGCCGGCCGCAGCCTGGCGGGGCGAGCTCCTGGCCCTCGACGAGGTCGCGGCACCCGGTGGCGTACGCGATCTTCCGGAGCGGCTGGCCAAGGCCGATCCACAGACGTGGGGGCAGCTCGTCGTGGCCAGTCTGGTCGGTGCGCTGGCGCGCTACGGCGAGGCCGGTCCGCGGGCGGAGGTCGGGCGGGCGCTGGTGTTGCTGACTGGGGGAGCGGGGGTGCAGGAGGTTGCCGACGACGTCGGCTACAGCCGACGTCGGATCAGCGACCTGGTGCGCGCCGAGACCGGCGTCGCGCCGAAGCAGTTCCAGCGGCTGGCGCGTTTCGACCGGTCCCGCGGGCTCGTCGGTCGGATGCCGCTGGCGCAGGCGGCGATGGCCTGTGGCTACGCCGACCAGGCGCACCTGACCCGCGAGTGGCATGAGTTCGCCGGGTGTACGCCGACGACCTGGCTGCGGGAGGAGTTCCCATTCGTTCAAGACCTCACCGACCGGTAGACGGTTGACTCGAGGCATGAACACAGAACTCGTTGAAGGCGTAGCGAAGATCAAGTACTGGCAATCGATGGCGTTGCAGGACGCCGAGGCGATGATGACGTGGCTGAGCGCGATCGGCTTCGTCGAGCACGCCACCTACCGCGAGGGCGGCATCGTCGCCCACGCCGAGTGGCTCTGGCCCGCCGGGGGAGGGCTGATGTTCGGGCAGGTACGTGAGGACGGAGCGCTGAAGGGCACCGGAGGCTCCTCCGCCTATCTGATCGACGAGGACCCCGACGCGCTCTTTGACAAGGCGGTCGCCGCCGGAGCCACCGTGGTCCGGCCGATGGTCGATCAGGACTACGGCGGTCGCGGCGGCACGGTGGCGGACCCCGAGGGCAACACGTGGTCCTTCGGCAACTACCAGCCGTCATGAGCGCACCGCGATATCGCACACCATGGTCGCCGGCCGCGATAGCGCACCACCGGCCCTGAGACGAAGAGGTCCCGGAGGTATCGACCCTTTAGCCTTGGAGCCATGAGAGAGGCCTACGAGTCAGGGGCCGGGGGAGCGCTGACCGGTCCGGTCGAGATCGTCGGCGTCGGGCTGCTGGGCACCTCGGTGGCGCTGGCGTGTGCGGCGGCCGGGCTCGACGTGCTCCTCAGCGACTCGATCGCGAGCCACGTACGCACCGCGACCGGTCTCGGAGCCGGCCGTCGCCGCAAGCCCGGCGACACCCCGCAGCTGGTCGTCGTCGCAGTCCCGCCGGCACATCTCGGCGAGGTGATCACCCTGGCCTTGGCCGACAGCCCCGACGCCGTCGTGACCGACGTCGGCAGCGTGAAGGCGTCGCCGCTGACCTACGTGCGCGAGCACAGCCACGACGACGTACGCCGCTACGTGGGCGGGCACCCGATGGCCGGCAGCGAGCGCTCCGGACCGTTGGCCGCGACCGCGACCCTGTTCGAGGGACGTCCCTGGGCGGTGACGCCGCACGCGGACGCCGACCCGGCCTCGACCGAGCTCGTCGCCGAGCTCGCCAGGCTGTGCGGTGCGGTCCCGCTGACCCTCAGCCCCGAGGACCACGACCAGGCGGTCGCCCGCACCTCCCACGTACCGCACCTGATGGCCGCACTGGTGGCGGGTCGGCTCGCGGTCGCGCCCGAGGGACACCTGGGCCTCAGTGGCCAAGGTGTGCGCGACGTGACCCGCGTCGCGGGCGGCGACCCCGGCCTCTACGGCCAGATCGTGGCCGGCAACGTGCGCGCGGTGACCGATCTGCTCACCGAGATCCGCGCTCAGCTCGACGAGATGATCGCGGCCGTCGGCAACGGCGACGCAGCTGCCCTGGACGTACTTCTCAAGGAGGGGCAGGCCGGCACCCGGGCCATCCCCGGCAAGCACGGTCGGCCCCAGACGGCCCAGGCGAGCGTCTACGTCACGGTGCCCGACGAACCGGGCAACCTGGCCAGGCTCTTCTCCGACGCGGGGGAGAGCGGCGTCAACATCGAGGACGTACGCATCGATCACGACCCGGGCCGCCCGGTCGGCGTCATGGAGCTGATCGTGGCCGACGACGCGGCCGACCGGATGCAGACGGTTCTGGAGTCCCGAGGTTGGGTCGCTCACCGGTAGGCTCCCGCCCGTGAGCAGCAGCAATCCCACCACTGACCCCGCAAGCATCGTCATCGCCGTCGACGGCACCTCCGGCTCCGGAAAGTCGAGCACCTCGCGCGGGGTCGCCGACCGTCTTGGGATGCGCTATCTCGACACCGGTGCGATGTACCGGGCGATGACCTGGTGGATGCTCAGCAACGACGTAGACGTGCACGACGCCGAGGCGGTCGCGGCTGCGGCCGGCAAGCCGGTGATCACCTCCGGCACCGACCCGCTCGGCCCCACCATCGCCCTCGACGGCGGCGACGTCTCGGTCGAGATCCGCAGCGACCGGGTCAACGGAGCGGTCTCCCCGGTCGCCACGGTCCCCGAGGTCCGGACGCGCCTGGTCGCGCTCCAGCAGCAGGAGATCCGCGATGCGCTCGCCGCCGGCTCCGGCATCGTCGTCGAGGGCCGTGACATCGGCACCGCCGTGTGGCCCGACGCCGACCTGAAGCTGTACGTCACCGCCGACCCGGCCGCGCGTGCGGCGCGCCGTGCCGCCGAGGAGGGCGGCACCGACG
Coding sequences within:
- a CDS encoding ParA family protein — translated: MEDSYFGAGGATAPQLPPQTPAAPPPAYPPSARLRANAPEPDAGSFDRPGKNKLGPTGRPWPNLPDPGPATGGPARTVAMVNQKGGVGKTTTTINLGAALAEHGRKVLMVDFDPQGSLSVGLGLQPNEIELTVYNLLMERDITLADVIVPSGIDGVDLLPANIDLSAAEVQLVQEVAREQTLARALAPAVANYDVILIDCQPSLGLLTVNALTASDSVVVPLECEYFALRGVALLKDTIDKVQERLNPRLKIDGILGTMYDGRTMHSREVMETLVNGWGDRVFHSVIRRTVKFADSTVVGEPITEYASSSTGADSYRMLAKEVLARWQRDA
- a CDS encoding segregation and condensation protein A; protein product: MIDGPDGAEEQESSGAGGFEVHLGNFEGPFDLLLSLIAKHKLDITEVSLATVTDEFIAYVKKGAADRSVDGGKGIWDLEQTSNFLLVASTLLDLKAARLLPQGDVEDEEDLALLEARDLLFARLLQYKAFKQVAAVFADRLAKESKRHPRSVQLEPRYAGLLPEVLIGIGLEQFAQLAAAAMAPKPGPPEIGLSHIHGSKVSVKEQAALVIERLRVGGQVTFRSLCSDSPDTLTTVARFLSLLELFREGAVAFDQVTALGELTVRWTGDEALDVDELIQDEFEGQPPAEGGADDEELDDD
- the scpB gene encoding SMC-Scp complex subunit ScpB, whose amino-acid sequence is MTEAAAAETDETLAIDFADLRPALEAVLMVADEPLVAASLASAVGHPTAEVVAALEGLAADYTEQGRGFDLRNVAGGWRFYTRAEYAGVVEGFVLEGQQARLTQAALETLAVVAYKQPVSRARVSAIRGVNVDGVMRTLLTRGLVEEAGQDHETGANLYRTTGYFLERIGITDLGELPELAPYLPDLADMEEELTEQVGPAALAAQPEESANGDAPSDAAESQP
- a CDS encoding pseudouridine synthase, with protein sequence MSDLPERDDLPLDDEGLIRLQKLLALAGLASRRGSEILMLNGEVEVNGEVVTRLGTKVDPGKDVVRVGGKRLPPISGKVYLALSKPRGVVSTMSDPEGRRNLSDVVADRPERLFHVGRLDTDTEGLIILTNDGDFANRLAHPSYEVDKTYVAEVKGEIFPNVRKRLLAGVTLEDGPVTVTKARIMETRKDKSIIELVIHEGRNRIVRRLLDHLDHPVTRLTRTRIGPVRLGSMKPGEMRDLSREELGELLDTTEL
- the thrS gene encoding threonine--tRNA ligase codes for the protein MNPDSADLLDHRELNRDLAIFATDPLAGSGLPLWLPDGAVIFAELERLAADLAKADGCVPVKTPVLGKRALFEHSGHWAKFAEDMFPPMSMGAGSAGESGDELVLRPANCPHHALVYKAQQHSYRELPIRLHELAPMFRAERSGVLSGLSRVRQINLDDTHVFCRPDQVADEAGKALLSALRAQEILGLRVDYVRLSLRDDSPSYLGSAEQWDGAEVALRKAASAAGVATVEAAGEAAFYGPKLDLQVIDPAGREETIATVQIDFNQPERFDLSYDAADGSRRRVVMVHRGTVGSMERVTAAVLERYQGRLPLWLAPTQVAVLPVSPAQDRAARGLVDALVAEGLRPRLDPDGSLGARIRESRRRREPLIAVIGSAEADAGEVQVRDVGAGVERRVLVADLVAGMKAAYVSRAAEVAW
- a CDS encoding HNH endonuclease signature motif containing protein → MSVEHEINHWGTNPVDPIDAELAALESSLDNLLARDPAYWRTSQKKDRLKRLEIIQAKQAALKLRILATAGDIAEETGAKDVSGWMLTELRVDKKIGRAEVKFAAAVSRYELVAAGIAEGVVSQDKARVITKALEAVEADPTASREDLAYAEKLLVDYATRLTADDLKNIGKRILVEVDPERFEAAEAKALQREEEQALRRTFFTSRANGDGTVDIHARVSYAVGHRLRTILDSLAQPRKLSAEDRGRKAPYDRLLGQAFARVIETYDVDQLPRHGGHATTVFITMDVEDLRNDLGTAALGFDGEQITAAEARRMACNADLIPVVLGTDSEILDFGRTTRLAHPVQHRALRLRDKCCQAEDCDAPAAWTEAHHLRPWSQGGRTDLANMVLLCPSDHRRIHDPNYDYERLPDGRIRFTRRS
- a CDS encoding helix-turn-helix domain-containing protein, which encodes MTVPVVLRPYVTSLVTYDVDFGAPGVHRGMPSTEITFVLPVDEPLVTSWGSGSEPVTAWSLVSGLHTRPAAIHHRGHQRGVQLGLTTAGVRALFGMPAAAWRGELLALDEVAAPGGVRDLPERLAKADPQTWGQLVVASLVGALARYGEAGPRAEVGRALVLLTGGAGVQEVADDVGYSRRRISDLVRAETGVAPKQFQRLARFDRSRGLVGRMPLAQAAMACGYADQAHLTREWHEFAGCTPTTWLREEFPFVQDLTDR
- a CDS encoding VOC family protein — its product is MNTELVEGVAKIKYWQSMALQDAEAMMTWLSAIGFVEHATYREGGIVAHAEWLWPAGGGLMFGQVREDGALKGTGGSSAYLIDEDPDALFDKAVAAGATVVRPMVDQDYGGRGGTVADPEGNTWSFGNYQPS
- a CDS encoding prephenate dehydrogenase produces the protein MREAYESGAGGALTGPVEIVGVGLLGTSVALACAAAGLDVLLSDSIASHVRTATGLGAGRRRKPGDTPQLVVVAVPPAHLGEVITLALADSPDAVVTDVGSVKASPLTYVREHSHDDVRRYVGGHPMAGSERSGPLAATATLFEGRPWAVTPHADADPASTELVAELARLCGAVPLTLSPEDHDQAVARTSHVPHLMAALVAGRLAVAPEGHLGLSGQGVRDVTRVAGGDPGLYGQIVAGNVRAVTDLLTEIRAQLDEMIAAVGNGDAAALDVLLKEGQAGTRAIPGKHGRPQTAQASVYVTVPDEPGNLARLFSDAGESGVNIEDVRIDHDPGRPVGVMELIVADDAADRMQTVLESRGWVAHR
- the cmk gene encoding (d)CMP kinase is translated as MSSSNPTTDPASIVIAVDGTSGSGKSSTSRGVADRLGMRYLDTGAMYRAMTWWMLSNDVDVHDAEAVAAAAGKPVITSGTDPLGPTIALDGGDVSVEIRSDRVNGAVSPVATVPEVRTRLVALQQQEIRDALAAGSGIVVEGRDIGTAVWPDADLKLYVTADPAARAARRAAEEGGTDAEAVRASLENRDKIDSTKGGAAVPEGATHLDTTPYTLEEVIQLVVELVETTAYGTSGKAGE